The following coding sequences lie in one Jonesia denitrificans DSM 20603 genomic window:
- a CDS encoding ABC transporter ATP-binding protein: MSSTVLHATGVSKSFRDGKETRLIVQGADLTVSAGDMVGVVGPSGSGKSTLLSLVGGLLSPDSGQVTVAGELLDYSKPSTVARLRREYLGWISQEYGLVPNESVAQSVSLPLIFDKPRLTRAARGTAVKEALKIAGLDIPTWRQVGKLSGGERQRVAIARALVRTPTLLIADEPTAALDEATGRTIVDNVRAIADSGTAVLVATHDPQVIAACDRLYRFHGNQLVEATPTTRTNA; encoded by the coding sequence GTGAGTAGCACCGTCCTACACGCAACTGGCGTGAGTAAAAGCTTCCGTGATGGCAAAGAAACACGTCTCATTGTTCAGGGCGCTGATCTTACGGTGAGCGCAGGCGACATGGTGGGGGTAGTAGGCCCCTCCGGTAGCGGTAAATCGACGCTGTTGTCGCTGGTAGGAGGGTTACTCAGCCCTGATAGCGGGCAAGTCACTGTTGCCGGTGAGCTGTTGGACTACAGCAAACCCTCAACAGTGGCCCGGCTCCGCAGGGAGTACCTTGGGTGGATTTCCCAGGAATACGGCCTTGTACCGAACGAGTCAGTGGCGCAGAGCGTTTCCTTGCCGCTGATATTTGATAAACCCCGCCTCACACGGGCCGCACGAGGCACAGCAGTGAAAGAAGCGCTAAAGATCGCTGGGTTGGACATTCCCACATGGCGCCAAGTGGGGAAATTGTCTGGTGGTGAGCGTCAGCGAGTAGCGATTGCGCGGGCGCTGGTGCGCACCCCGACCCTCCTGATCGCGGATGAACCAACAGCAGCTCTCGATGAAGCAACGGGGCGCACCATTGTTGATAATGTCCGTGCAATTGCGGATTCAGGAACCGCTGTTCTCGTTGCCACCCACGACCCACAGGTTATCGCCGCCTGTGACCGCCTGTACCGGTTCCATGGCAACCAGCTCGTGGAAGCAACTCCGACCACACGCACCAACGCGTAA
- a CDS encoding ABC transporter permease, with protein sequence MSTVDLHEPPTAAVEQPRRLTWHGVSTVARLELIQRLRSSRWKIVLALWFVGVGVICLLITTATTSMTSYSSNATPIGQWIFGMNVFFILFMGLLVTPSLGSTAINGDRNGGTLAILQASLLSSWEIILGKWLAGWTTSLAFLIASLPYIIWSLAAGGVSVWSVIVVVAVMMFILAVVCAVSVFWSAKMVKTATSTLMSYFSVALVSLISLLLFGLGLVVIQHDTQVRVMQPSEWSPTTGNPTACEPVTTTRTDLGMDYLWPLLAINPFVLVADSTPQHSEDMASVETPLQAIQVGVRLARANPVDMGWDSEWCNEDGSVVSQAEYNKRTETTQEDLAGAVWPYGFVFYVIAGGLALFGAERRIRTPVATLAKGVRIA encoded by the coding sequence ATGAGCACCGTGGACTTACACGAACCACCCACCGCTGCTGTGGAACAGCCACGGCGGTTGACGTGGCATGGGGTGTCCACTGTGGCACGCCTGGAACTGATTCAACGGTTGCGATCATCGCGCTGGAAGATTGTGCTCGCACTGTGGTTTGTTGGTGTGGGTGTCATCTGTTTGCTGATCACTACAGCAACCACCTCGATGACATCGTATTCGTCAAACGCGACTCCTATTGGTCAGTGGATCTTTGGGATGAACGTGTTTTTCATTTTGTTCATGGGGTTGCTCGTCACCCCATCGTTGGGGTCCACTGCCATTAACGGTGACCGTAATGGTGGAACTCTCGCGATCTTGCAGGCGAGCTTGTTGTCATCGTGGGAGATCATCCTTGGTAAGTGGTTAGCCGGATGGACCACCTCACTCGCGTTCCTCATTGCCTCACTGCCGTACATCATTTGGTCACTAGCTGCAGGCGGAGTGTCTGTGTGGTCGGTCATTGTGGTGGTAGCGGTCATGATGTTCATCTTGGCTGTGGTGTGTGCAGTCAGTGTGTTCTGGTCCGCGAAGATGGTGAAAACAGCGACCTCCACGTTAATGAGTTACTTCTCTGTTGCTCTTGTGTCGCTGATTTCGTTGCTGCTGTTTGGGTTGGGTCTTGTGGTCATTCAACACGACACTCAGGTGCGGGTCATGCAACCCAGCGAGTGGTCTCCAACAACAGGCAACCCCACCGCGTGTGAACCTGTCACCACAACGCGCACTGACCTTGGTATGGACTATTTATGGCCGCTACTCGCAATCAACCCGTTTGTGCTGGTTGCAGACTCCACGCCGCAACATAGTGAGGACATGGCCAGTGTTGAAACACCTCTTCAAGCCATCCAAGTGGGTGTGCGACTGGCACGCGCCAACCCTGTGGACATGGGTTGGGACAGTGAATGGTGCAATGAGGATGGTTCCGTAGTGAGCCAGGCCGAGTACAACAAGCGCACCGAAACCACGCAAGAAGACTTGGCCGGCGCCGTGTGGCCGTACGGTTTTGTGTTCTACGTGATCGCTGGTGGTCTAGCGCTCTTCGGCGCAGAACGCCGCATCCGTACACCTGTTGCGACGCTCGCCAAGGGGGTGCGCATCGCATAG
- a CDS encoding methionine ABC transporter permease encodes MSQVVTFFDGQTDWSVMGPELWEQVGTTMYMVGIGMLIGGFVGLLMGLLLYLTRPGNLLQNAVVFTVLNVLINIVRPIPFIIFVTAIGPLTRVVVGTTLGPTAGAFAITFMAAFAFARLVEQNLVALDPGVIEAARAMGASKFRVIWSVVIPEALGPLILAYTFLFIGVVDMSAMVGAIGGQGLGEFALRQGYARFNWEITFVTVVVIIIIVQFAQFLGNFLARKAMRRG; translated from the coding sequence ATGAGCCAGGTTGTGACGTTCTTTGATGGGCAAACAGACTGGTCTGTGATGGGCCCTGAATTGTGGGAACAAGTGGGCACCACCATGTACATGGTGGGGATTGGGATGCTCATTGGTGGTTTTGTGGGTTTGCTGATGGGCTTGTTGTTGTACCTGACTCGCCCGGGCAATCTTTTGCAAAACGCCGTGGTTTTCACGGTTCTCAATGTCCTTATTAATATTGTGCGGCCCATTCCGTTCATTATTTTTGTCACTGCTATTGGGCCGTTAACTCGTGTTGTTGTGGGGACGACCCTGGGTCCGACAGCTGGGGCGTTTGCTATTACGTTCATGGCTGCGTTTGCGTTTGCCAGGTTGGTGGAGCAGAACCTTGTCGCGCTTGACCCGGGTGTCATTGAGGCGGCTCGTGCGATGGGTGCGTCGAAGTTCCGGGTGATTTGGTCGGTGGTGATTCCAGAAGCGTTGGGTCCACTGATTCTTGCCTACACGTTCTTGTTCATCGGTGTGGTGGACATGTCCGCGATGGTGGGGGCTATTGGCGGGCAAGGGCTCGGCGAGTTCGCGCTGCGTCAGGGGTATGCACGGTTCAACTGGGAAATTACGTTCGTGACGGTGGTTGTCATCATTATCATCGTTCAGTTCGCCCAGTTCTTGGGGAACTTCCTGGCCCGAAAAGCGATGCGGCGTGGCTAA
- a CDS encoding DNA polymerase III subunit gamma and tau, which yields MSTALYRRYRPDTFSDMIGQEHVTGPLMQALRSNRVNHAYLFSGPRGCGKTTSARVLARILNCAENSPENPRDTPCGQCPSCQELARGGAGSLDVVEIDAASHGGVDDARELRERATFSPSRDRYKIFILDEAHMVTAQGFNALLKIVEEPPPYLKFIFATTEPDKVIGTIRSRTHHYPFKLVAPDTMLSYISQLCGQEGIAAGEGVLPLVVRAGGGSVRDTLSVLDQLIAGAQGSAISYEHAVALLGYTPATLLDDVVDALAAHDGAALFRVIEEIINTGHEPRRFVEDLLERFRDLLIVALSPDGARAVLSALPADQYERMNHQAQQLGAGHLTYAADTTNTALTEMSGATSPRLHLELLCARLLLPTASDSAAALAARIDKLERGHGPTRAAVQPTSPAADGRDNDEAPVARTARPVAKRPDSTRTTPARPNPAPAQPAGTSAPALNPAPEPDPQVAAPVNSPTAPPAVSSAASAAAPTATTSDDVALAAAASWAAAASLVQDSAPSTPQRAHENNARNEPQREQQPEQPVASDPAPGAHPVPTAGVEHSVSGASLTKGAVESAWVSALDTVRQQSMPAWAMAQQHAAVHGVTGSTVHVTFPSPGLAAGFAGRGGDALLAQALSTAVGAPVEVAVHVAGSEPAITSAPPLLAAPDVPMHRTAPPQGPPMEQVPQHVADTPTPPETTPKTWGNDEPPTPEEPPTPDEPSAPEEPPTPEVEPLPTNMFGAAAAALRGSSARMHNPVPVSEALAGATPTRTEVAAQSALTPEVPVTPLSVDTPSPSTSASTTTVPTPPDASTPPWEESPRQAAERRAREEQQRLAAQPTPTYVDDEPAPDDEDLEASALFGVPLLMKRLGATIIDEQTDNGV from the coding sequence GTGAGCACCGCACTGTATCGACGTTACCGGCCTGACACGTTCTCTGACATGATCGGGCAGGAGCATGTTACTGGACCACTCATGCAAGCGTTGCGGTCAAACCGTGTGAATCACGCGTACTTGTTCTCTGGCCCTCGAGGCTGTGGGAAAACCACATCCGCGAGGGTTCTTGCTCGTATTTTGAACTGTGCGGAAAACTCACCGGAGAACCCTCGTGACACTCCGTGTGGGCAGTGCCCGTCGTGCCAAGAGTTGGCTCGTGGCGGGGCAGGTTCTCTGGACGTGGTGGAGATTGATGCTGCCTCCCACGGTGGTGTTGACGATGCGCGTGAACTGAGGGAACGTGCCACCTTCAGCCCGTCACGGGACAGGTACAAGATTTTTATCCTCGACGAAGCCCACATGGTGACAGCACAGGGATTTAATGCGCTGCTGAAAATCGTGGAGGAACCCCCACCGTATTTGAAGTTCATTTTCGCAACCACTGAGCCGGACAAGGTGATCGGAACTATCCGGTCCCGCACCCACCATTACCCGTTTAAATTGGTTGCCCCTGACACCATGCTGAGTTACATCTCGCAGCTGTGTGGGCAAGAAGGAATCGCCGCGGGGGAGGGGGTTCTCCCGTTGGTCGTGCGGGCGGGTGGTGGCTCAGTGCGAGACACACTGTCTGTGTTGGATCAGTTGATTGCCGGTGCCCAAGGCAGCGCCATCAGTTACGAACATGCGGTCGCTTTGTTGGGGTACACCCCAGCGACGCTTCTTGACGACGTTGTGGACGCGCTCGCCGCACATGATGGGGCGGCGCTCTTCCGTGTCATTGAGGAAATCATCAACACCGGACATGAACCACGGCGTTTTGTTGAGGACCTTCTTGAACGATTCCGGGACCTCCTGATTGTCGCGCTGTCGCCAGACGGTGCACGGGCGGTGTTGTCGGCATTGCCCGCCGACCAGTACGAGCGAATGAACCACCAAGCCCAGCAACTAGGGGCAGGTCATCTCACCTATGCAGCAGACACGACGAACACTGCACTGACAGAGATGTCAGGTGCGACCTCGCCGCGCCTACACCTTGAACTGTTGTGTGCCCGACTCCTACTCCCCACCGCAAGCGATTCGGCAGCGGCACTGGCCGCGCGCATCGACAAACTAGAACGTGGCCACGGCCCTACCCGCGCTGCTGTGCAACCCACCTCACCTGCAGCCGACGGCCGTGACAATGACGAGGCACCGGTTGCGCGCACGGCGCGACCGGTGGCGAAACGCCCAGACTCGACGCGGACCACCCCCGCGCGCCCCAACCCCGCACCGGCACAACCTGCAGGAACCTCCGCGCCCGCCCTGAACCCGGCACCTGAACCCGACCCGCAGGTCGCGGCACCAGTAAACTCGCCAACGGCGCCCCCCGCGGTCTCCAGCGCGGCCAGCGCCGCAGCCCCGACCGCGACCACCTCTGACGATGTGGCACTCGCGGCAGCAGCATCCTGGGCGGCAGCTGCGTCCCTGGTTCAGGATTCAGCACCGTCCACACCTCAGCGTGCACATGAGAATAACGCGCGCAACGAACCACAACGAGAACAACAACCGGAGCAGCCAGTTGCGTCAGATCCTGCGCCTGGCGCACATCCGGTTCCCACAGCCGGTGTAGAGCACAGCGTCTCGGGCGCGTCGCTGACCAAGGGAGCAGTGGAGTCCGCGTGGGTGTCTGCGTTGGACACAGTCCGTCAGCAGTCCATGCCCGCGTGGGCCATGGCCCAACAACACGCTGCCGTGCATGGTGTCACAGGGTCCACCGTGCATGTCACGTTTCCCTCTCCAGGTCTCGCTGCAGGGTTCGCGGGCCGTGGCGGAGATGCTCTCCTTGCCCAAGCGCTGTCCACCGCAGTTGGCGCCCCAGTTGAGGTTGCTGTGCATGTCGCCGGAAGCGAACCCGCGATCACCTCAGCACCCCCCTTGTTGGCTGCCCCTGATGTGCCCATGCACCGCACCGCCCCACCCCAGGGGCCACCCATGGAGCAAGTGCCACAGCACGTGGCTGACACACCAACACCCCCGGAAACCACCCCAAAAACCTGGGGAAACGACGAACCCCCAACCCCTGAGGAACCTCCCACGCCAGATGAGCCATCAGCTCCTGAGGAACCTCCCACACCCGAGGTCGAACCGCTGCCGACCAACATGTTTGGTGCTGCTGCCGCAGCGCTGCGTGGCAGCAGCGCACGGATGCACAACCCCGTGCCCGTGAGTGAGGCGCTCGCGGGTGCCACCCCCACTCGCACTGAGGTGGCAGCACAGTCCGCCCTCACCCCCGAAGTCCCCGTGACCCCACTGTCAGTGGACACTCCGTCGCCGTCAACCAGCGCGTCGACAACCACTGTCCCCACTCCACCGGATGCGTCGACACCACCGTGGGAGGAATCTCCACGGCAGGCAGCTGAACGGCGGGCACGAGAGGAACAACAACGACTTGCTGCCCAACCTACCCCCACCTATGTTGATGATGAACCCGCACCTGACGACGAAGATTTGGAAGCATCAGCACTCTTTGGGGTGCCGCTGTTGATGAAACGTTTGGGAGCGACCATCATTGACGAACAAACAGACAACGGAGTGTAA
- a CDS encoding methionine ABC transporter ATP-binding protein, translating into MSTPIVEFVNAKKQFRGKKSTVTAVDDVTLTVDKGEVFGVIGYSGAGKSTLVRMINALEPATGGQVVVLGRDVSALKESELRQLRLEIGMIFQQFNLLQSRSVAANVAYPLEVAGVGRAERARRVAELLEFVGLSDKAKAVPSQLSGGQKQRVGIARALATNPTLLLADEATSALDPETTADVLGLLRRVNEELGITVIVITHEMDVVKAICDRVAVMEQGKVVEVGEVYQVFSHPEHRATRRFVSSAIKDRPDADVLARLRERHREHLITVYVHEDGGQGDRITDLLVRHGVRGGIIYGGISEVKQRPFGSLTWGLEGEPEAIAGFIADVRQYTHVVDLGTAENPLDGFGHADFVAAPEEGDRA; encoded by the coding sequence ATGAGCACTCCTATTGTTGAGTTTGTCAACGCGAAGAAACAGTTTCGTGGGAAGAAAAGTACTGTCACAGCGGTTGACGATGTGACCCTCACCGTGGATAAGGGTGAGGTGTTTGGTGTGATTGGTTATTCGGGCGCGGGGAAGTCCACGCTGGTGCGGATGATTAATGCCTTGGAGCCGGCAACGGGTGGGCAGGTTGTGGTGCTGGGGCGTGATGTGTCTGCTCTCAAGGAATCGGAACTGCGTCAGTTACGCCTTGAGATTGGCATGATTTTCCAGCAGTTCAATTTGTTGCAGTCTCGTTCTGTTGCTGCCAATGTTGCGTACCCGTTGGAAGTGGCGGGGGTGGGGCGTGCTGAACGTGCCCGTCGGGTTGCGGAGTTACTTGAGTTTGTGGGGTTGTCTGACAAGGCGAAGGCGGTGCCTTCCCAGTTGTCTGGTGGTCAGAAACAGCGGGTGGGGATTGCGCGTGCGTTGGCAACTAACCCGACGTTGCTCCTCGCTGATGAGGCGACCTCTGCGCTTGACCCAGAAACGACAGCTGATGTGTTGGGTTTGCTGCGCCGTGTCAATGAAGAGTTGGGTATTACGGTCATTGTCATTACCCATGAGATGGATGTGGTCAAAGCGATCTGTGACCGGGTGGCGGTCATGGAGCAGGGGAAAGTTGTTGAGGTGGGGGAGGTGTATCAGGTCTTTTCCCACCCGGAACACCGCGCGACGCGCCGTTTTGTGTCCTCAGCTATCAAGGATCGTCCGGATGCCGATGTGCTTGCTCGGCTTCGTGAACGCCACCGTGAGCATCTGATTACGGTGTATGTGCATGAGGATGGTGGGCAGGGTGATCGCATCACGGATCTTCTTGTTCGTCATGGGGTGCGTGGGGGGATTATTTACGGTGGAATCTCTGAGGTGAAGCAGCGGCCGTTTGGTTCGCTGACATGGGGGCTTGAAGGGGAACCTGAAGCGATTGCCGGGTTTATCGCTGATGTTCGCCAGTACACGCATGTGGTGGATTTGGGGACGGCCGAGAATCCGTTGGATGGGTTTGGGCATGCGGACTTTGTTGCAGCACCTGAGGAAGGGGACCGCGCATGA
- a CDS encoding tyrosine-type recombinase/integrase, with translation MARDIRNLLAQSFRLGVQQRLLAVDPMVGVRTIRRRTSGDVKAPTARDGLDLLDHTKRALAPGHDSFQPLYLLVALLLGTGARVSEGLAVTWDDFIDLTGETPRLMIRRTVSDSPDGPILRETTKTGRGGERVVHLPGFVVEALVHAQEYAAQQAAAQLGHRTTQMTEQRYIARRREVQDLTSAFDDRRGESGE, from the coding sequence GTGGCCCGAGACATCCGCAACCTTCTTGCCCAGTCTTTCCGCCTAGGTGTGCAGCAGCGGCTGTTGGCGGTTGACCCGATGGTTGGTGTGCGCACGATACGGCGGCGTACCTCTGGTGATGTGAAAGCCCCCACCGCCAGGGATGGGCTAGACCTCCTGGACCATACGAAACGCGCCCTTGCGCCAGGTCATGATTCATTCCAACCGTTGTACCTTTTGGTTGCGTTGCTCCTGGGGACTGGGGCTCGAGTGTCAGAGGGTTTAGCTGTCACGTGGGATGACTTTATTGACCTGACAGGGGAGACGCCGCGGTTGATGATTCGACGCACTGTTAGTGATTCACCTGATGGTCCGATTCTTCGTGAGACGACGAAGACGGGAAGGGGAGGGGAACGTGTGGTTCACCTGCCAGGGTTCGTGGTGGAAGCGCTGGTGCACGCGCAGGAGTATGCTGCCCAGCAGGCTGCTGCGCAGCTTGGTCACCGTACAACTCAGATGACGGAGCAGCGGTATATTGCTCGGCGTCGTGAGGTGCAGGATTTGACGTCAGCCTTTGATGACCGGCGTGGTGAAAGTGGGGAATAA
- a CDS encoding ABC transporter ATP-binding protein → MSASDLSVSANQVSRVFGSFVAVADATFTVPRGGVTALVGPNGSGKTTLMLVLAGLLTPSSGTVEVCGFNPVTDNFQVRSRVGWMPDQFGMWDSLTALEALTMTGATYRMSADASLARARELLELVHLVEFGDKPAHVLSRGQKQRLGLARALMHSPQMLILDEPANGLDPRSRIELRGIVRQLAEGGTTILISSHVLAELDEMVDDAIFLSAGRTVARETVTDARSARSSWHVRAIDRTPLVSWLEEIHVPFALGQDGSVIVNISGEENAARFLRDALARDIAIVEFAPRGGALEQTYLQLNEERR, encoded by the coding sequence ATGTCAGCCAGTGATCTCTCCGTCTCCGCGAACCAGGTGAGCCGTGTTTTCGGTTCCTTTGTCGCCGTCGCCGATGCGACATTCACGGTCCCGCGCGGGGGTGTGACCGCCCTCGTTGGCCCCAACGGGTCCGGCAAAACCACCCTCATGCTTGTGCTTGCGGGGCTACTGACCCCCTCCTCTGGAACTGTCGAGGTGTGCGGGTTTAACCCGGTCACCGATAACTTCCAGGTACGGTCCCGGGTGGGATGGATGCCGGACCAGTTTGGGATGTGGGATTCGTTGACGGCGCTTGAGGCATTGACGATGACAGGGGCCACCTACCGCATGTCTGCCGATGCGTCACTGGCTCGGGCACGTGAGTTACTTGAGTTGGTCCACCTGGTGGAGTTTGGTGACAAGCCCGCCCACGTTCTTTCTCGAGGGCAAAAACAACGGCTGGGGTTGGCGCGTGCTCTCATGCACTCCCCACAAATGCTCATCCTTGATGAACCGGCCAACGGGCTAGACCCACGGTCTCGTATTGAGTTGCGTGGCATTGTGCGTCAACTGGCTGAAGGTGGCACAACGATCCTCATTTCCAGTCACGTGCTTGCTGAGCTTGACGAGATGGTTGATGACGCGATCTTCCTGTCAGCAGGTCGAACGGTGGCACGGGAAACGGTGACCGATGCACGCTCGGCTCGTTCCTCGTGGCATGTGCGCGCTATTGACCGCACACCTTTGGTCAGTTGGTTGGAGGAGATCCACGTTCCGTTTGCGCTGGGCCAAGACGGTTCAGTCATTGTCAATATTTCTGGTGAAGAAAACGCCGCCCGCTTCCTTCGTGATGCGTTGGCACGTGACATCGCCATTGTCGAGTTCGCGCCTCGTGGTGGCGCGCTGGAACAAACGTACCTGCAACTCAATGAGGAGCGTCGATGA
- the recR gene encoding recombination mediator RecR yields the protein MYEGAVQDLIDELGRLPGVGPKSAQRIAFHILSADSDDIARLTQAIVEVKRRVRFCDECGNVAEEERCRICRDPRRSAEVICVVEEAKDVVAIERTREFRGKYHVLGGAINPMDNVGPDDLRISELMTRLADGTVTEIILAMDPNVEGEATATYLARLLGAIGIRVTRLASGLPVGGDLEYADEVTLGRAFEGRRLMGN from the coding sequence GTGTACGAAGGTGCTGTTCAAGACCTCATCGATGAATTGGGGCGTCTGCCAGGTGTGGGACCAAAAAGTGCGCAACGCATTGCGTTCCATATCCTGTCCGCAGACAGCGACGACATCGCTCGCCTGACGCAAGCAATTGTTGAGGTCAAACGCCGGGTGCGTTTCTGCGACGAATGCGGAAACGTTGCCGAGGAGGAACGGTGCCGAATCTGTCGTGACCCACGTCGTTCCGCTGAGGTCATCTGTGTGGTGGAAGAAGCAAAAGATGTGGTTGCTATTGAACGGACCCGCGAGTTCCGCGGAAAATACCATGTTCTTGGGGGAGCAATTAACCCCATGGACAATGTTGGGCCAGATGACTTACGCATTAGCGAGCTGATGACTCGACTCGCTGACGGTACTGTCACTGAAATTATCCTTGCCATGGACCCCAATGTTGAGGGGGAAGCAACAGCAACTTACCTTGCCCGGTTGCTTGGTGCGATCGGTATTCGTGTGACACGGTTGGCTTCTGGGCTACCCGTTGGGGGAGACTTGGAATACGCCGATGAAGTCACCCTCGGGCGGGCTTTTGAAGGCCGACGTTTGATGGGCAACTAA
- a CDS encoding DUF5063 domain-containing protein, protein MTDDTTPHEPHLAATEPSELTSVAAHVVPSIRHFLTTTVGVASGGEPDSAMSLLILALSDALNAGAHLGAMTDIVPPHRFEPDAGRDSDIEPLREALARIFDGIDAFPQIVDPVIDADVETSAISSDLALIVDNLAHGLQHYDAGHQVEAMWWWQFSYLSTWGERASGVLRVLQLILAHVRLDVPDDVAQEAHFDALHAATPTTPA, encoded by the coding sequence ATGACTGACGACACCACGCCCCACGAACCACACTTGGCTGCTACCGAACCCTCGGAACTGACCAGTGTTGCCGCTCACGTGGTGCCGTCCATTCGCCATTTCCTCACCACCACAGTGGGGGTTGCGTCCGGCGGGGAACCTGACTCCGCCATGTCACTCCTGATTCTGGCGTTGTCGGATGCACTGAACGCGGGTGCACACTTGGGAGCGATGACAGACATCGTTCCGCCGCACCGCTTTGAACCAGATGCTGGCAGGGACTCCGATATTGAACCACTCCGTGAGGCGCTTGCCCGCATTTTTGACGGAATTGATGCGTTCCCTCAGATCGTGGACCCTGTGATTGACGCCGATGTGGAAACCTCTGCGATCTCCTCAGATCTTGCTCTCATTGTCGACAACCTGGCCCACGGGCTCCAACATTACGATGCGGGCCACCAAGTTGAGGCCATGTGGTGGTGGCAATTCTCTTACCTGTCTACGTGGGGGGAGCGTGCCTCTGGTGTGTTGCGGGTTTTGCAACTGATCCTTGCGCATGTGCGCTTGGACGTCCCTGATGACGTCGCACAAGAAGCGCACTTTGACGCCTTGCACGCCGCAACACCCACCACCCCTGCCTGA
- a CDS encoding MetQ/NlpA family ABC transporter substrate-binding protein, whose product MSRSSFARSLAAAAAATALTFSLAACGSDSDADTNADKGTEGNPVTIGVVGTEDYWTTFEQIAEDEGIFVEVTDLADYQVPNRALADGEIDLNQFQHLLFLAQFNVEAGEDLSPIAATAVYPLGVYSQKHDSIDSITGGEIAVPNDPTNLARALLLLQDAGLVELKDGGSAFSTELDVLPSSKVTVTPVDATQTVLALPDVEASVVNNDFLKEAGLTADDAIYADDASSDAARPYINVWVSRAEEKDNEVYSKLVEIYKRAEVQDGVLAASDGTAAIADQDGPTLQGYLDEIQADFEASK is encoded by the coding sequence ATGTCACGCTCATCTTTTGCTCGATCCCTTGCCGCTGCGGCTGCTGCCACGGCCCTCACCTTCTCGTTGGCCGCGTGCGGTTCGGATTCTGATGCGGACACCAACGCTGACAAGGGCACTGAAGGGAACCCAGTCACCATCGGTGTTGTGGGAACAGAGGACTACTGGACCACGTTTGAGCAAATCGCTGAAGACGAAGGGATCTTCGTTGAGGTCACTGACCTTGCTGACTACCAGGTCCCTAACCGTGCCCTGGCTGACGGTGAGATTGACCTGAACCAGTTCCAGCACCTTCTCTTCCTGGCGCAGTTCAATGTGGAGGCAGGTGAAGACCTCTCACCTATTGCGGCAACGGCTGTGTACCCGCTGGGCGTGTACTCGCAAAAGCACGACTCCATTGATTCGATCACTGGTGGGGAGATCGCTGTCCCGAACGACCCCACCAACCTTGCTCGTGCGTTGCTGCTCCTTCAAGATGCTGGACTGGTGGAACTGAAGGATGGCGGGTCGGCGTTCTCCACCGAGTTGGACGTGCTGCCGTCATCCAAGGTGACGGTCACCCCTGTTGACGCCACTCAAACAGTGTTGGCGCTGCCCGATGTTGAAGCGTCGGTGGTGAACAACGACTTCCTCAAGGAAGCCGGACTAACCGCAGACGATGCAATCTACGCGGATGACGCCTCCTCAGATGCGGCGCGCCCCTACATCAACGTGTGGGTGTCCCGAGCAGAGGAGAAGGACAACGAGGTGTACAGCAAGCTTGTGGAGATTTACAAGCGTGCTGAGGTTCAAGACGGTGTGCTAGCTGCCTCGGATGGAACTGCAGCAATTGCTGACCAGGATGGCCCAACCTTGCAGGGCTACTTGGACGAGATCCAGGCTGATTTCGAAGCATCCAAGTAA